taacaggaagatgattccacaggagaggagcctgatagctgaaggctctggctcctgatctgcttttggagactttagggaccacgagtaaccctgcgttctcagagcgcagtgctctggtgggataatatggcactatgagctctctaagatatgacggagcttgaccatttagagctttataagttaacagtaggattttaaattcaatactggattttacagggagccagtgcagagaagctaaaacaggagaaatatgatctcgtttcttagttcctgttagtacacgagctgctgcattctgaattagctggagagtttttaaggacttactagagctacctgataatagagagttacagtaatccagccttgaggtaacaaaagcgtggaccaatttttctgcatcttttcgggtcaggataggcctaattttcgcaatattacgcagatgaaaaaatgcagtccgtgaggtttgctttaaatgagaattaaaagacaaatcttgatcaaatattactccgaggtttcttacggtagtgctagaggccagagcaatgccatctggagaaactatgtcatcagataaagagtctctgagttgtttggggccaagaacaataacttcagttttgtctgaatttaacatcaggaaattggtgctcatccaattttttatgtctttaaggcagttatggagtttagttaattgattactttcttctggcttcatcaataaatacaactgtgtatcatccgcataacaatggaaatttatagagtgatttctaatgatgttacctaaaggaagcatatatagagtaaataggattggtccgagcacagaaccttgcggaactccaaaacaaactttggtacgtaaggatgattcattacgaacgtcaacaaattgaaaacgatcagataaataagatttaaatataatataatatattaaaaataaccATAATGATAAATTAAAGAAGAGAAGAGCAATTTATATTGTACATATTGAACCTGTTTATATCTGGTAGTAACTTAGGATTTGGGTGATGCAAGTCATGCTTGGTGATCTGATCACTCAAACTACTTACAGAGGTGGTCTGGGACGCTATCAATGCAGGATCTGATGGTTGTTTTGTTGACAATGCACCAAAACATTGAGTGTTGCATAACCGCCCATTATTTTGCCCTAGAGAAGGAGATGTGATaaattgacctttcgctaagccccgcccctttgcaatagtccaacaagctgtcacagtaagcatggagcccacactgtaactaactgcactccccaaaagaaatattataatatttttggaaacatgaaatagtgattccagagagaagcagacagaggggtctacagtctgtgtttgaaggatatatccaggatgtcaaactgactcagcagcaacaacagcttaaaaagacaaagatagttagaagctaaagccgaactataggctacagatcacagtgtaaaagtgaaccaccacatcactgctgatcgccacagaagacaatgaatataaagggaaactttgctgatgttgaaccagctgtgtggcatcgcagtgtgtgcagatgaaaggTGTTTGGCTTTGTCCCCATGCTGCTGCCAAaacgttcatctgcgcacactgcgatgacacacagctggttaaatatcagcaaagtttctctgcttcccttcactggttcctgtacagcagggtcggtctttgtttcactgttataatcattaaaaagcaaaagcagcatgtgtatacattcagtaggctatatcttcagtagctagctagctaaccctacacttttcagggtctgatttgggttttggaacagggaagaaacgtatctttttccaacctctctaggtaacgagtatcattaatacacgacgtgccccaggcacaacatttagcaccaaatccacaaaaccagcctgaaaatgaaggaaatctgaaatgactgcattagTCAATGGAGCACTACTGtattgttgtcggaccctggtctgagctggcccgATGCTACGtcatgattggccagtctgtgtgtgggggcgggacttagcaacGGGTCAGTTCTGCTGACAGCTATATCTCCAACTATACCGACATAAGCAGTGATGTGGCTAGCAAACAGGTGGCTAAGTGTGGACATAAGAACTGTGCACGGGGCCCTTTTACCTTCTGGCATAAGTGACGTAGACTTTAACGCAGTCTGAACACAGGCGGTCAGCTGGAGACACATCATAGATAGAGGTATGAACAGAGATGTGTCTCgactgtccacttgtgttcagatcaaCGAAACACATATTAATACCAGATATAAACAGGCTCATTGTGTGTTTATATAGTTTTATATGTATAACTGTATATTGTATTTTCTACCTTCAGTGCTACTACTTAAGTGTTCAGTGtctttttttacacaaatattTAGTCTGTTCTGATATAATTTCTTTGTTGTATTTATACCATTTCTCTTTGTTACATGGAGACTTGTGATATagagacaaaaatattttaaagtttGAGGGAAGCTGGAATTCAATTTTCATTTGTGTGGCAGAGATTTTATGCTTCAGCAGCCACGTGTCAATTATGGGATGATGCTAAATGATAAAACCCTTCAGAAGTGAAGAGGAGTCATTAAACCAGCAAACCAACCCAGTTATGTCAGTTATAGCAATATCCAAAGTTTTCTACCTTCAGGTAACATTAGCCACCATGAACTACTGGTCAGAGCAGACCATGTAAGGCTGTTCAGTTGCAAGAGATTTCCACTCTCACATGTTTCGTAGTTTTTCTTCAAAGAAAGTTCAAGCGACTGAAGCATACATACATTTAaagtgttttcttctccctcctttcttctcttttcaCCCCAGTGTTCCCCGAGCCCCTGtaactctccctctctttcctcatAATGCCCCCATTTCCCACACAGTTTGACTTTTGACATATTACCTCCACTGGAGCATTACTCACCCAACCTCCACAGCACCCCCCATCTCTGTCCCACCCTCCTTAACTTCCCTCCTTCTTCCCTTGTGCTGAGTTTATAAGTCAGTACCCACAACTGTTGGCTCAGTGTGAAGAGCTGTACATATAGAGAAGGAGACGCAGCTGGAAAACAGGGTGTCAAACACATCTGATATAGATACTCTCTTTAGAGCTTCATCATGCGTGCGTTTAGGGTCTGGCGTGTGCTGTGGTTGCTTGGCTTCATGAGTGCAtccttgtgtatgaatgaggTTGAGGATGAAGGGAACTACGCAGATAACTATGACAACGAGATCTCTCAGGACCAGCAGGAGGGTGAGTTTTGTTTACTGGTCCTTTTGTCTCTTCTGTTCCCAGCCTGTTTGAACAGATGGCTAGTTGTGAAGAATTTGTCCTCAGCTGCCTAATTTCataaagtcaaaaaaaaaattaatctttTGCCTTGATTAAGATTCATCAGCACACTTTGTAGTGGAAGATACGTAAAGGTGTTCCACAAGGGTCTATTTTAggcccattttcattcactatgcacagaaaagaaaatctcttacagtcaacattttaatgtacatttttatgCTGATACTATCTTATTAAATATCTAAAAACCTCTACCCTAAAAAGCTATACCTGCTCTCTTTGATGAGGCGTAGATGTTTGGGGTATTGGGGGACACGTCCCTGTCAATATTTTGAACacaaaagtagcagaggacttttattttgatgaaactGAAATCATTTCCACCTTAaacagatgcagaaaaggcacagacAGGttcataaaaattcaccagagtGCAAAATCAAGTGTTTGACATCTAAAATTTCCTGGAGGAGGACCCCTAACACCCAGTTTTATGCATACATTTTattgtctatatttacactGAATATTTGGTCGATAATAGCTGATAATACGGCCCTGGATTTATAGCAAGTTTGTTGTATGATACAGGTACCAATAATATACTTTATATGGATACTTAGTGGTTCCTACTGGTGTTTAAACGTAGGTACTGTGGAAGAAATCAGTGCTATGTGgtattttgagttttttttaattttttttatagctATATTGTGACCAGATATAAAAGCTGCTCAGGGTTTATAACAACGACTATTTCATCTTTAGTTTCTTAAATTTTCTGTTGGAGAAACCTCACCTAATAACTGCAATGTATGGAGCCCCTAGAGTCCCAAAAGGTGATACTTTAAGTTATTATTTGTGCTTACAAGATAACCTTTATCCTGTGCTCACAAGTCTCTCTACAAAATAAGCTGTGCACACAGGATAATTATCTTGGTGCACAAGTTAAATAACTTGCTCCCACAAGTTAATTAACGTGTgcacaaaaaaacccatcacTTTTAGGACTGTAGGGCCTCCGTAGTAATGAACAAAGGGCAAacccatttgtttttattgtacttCATCTACAAGGAAAAGCACCTACATGTAGTCGGTCAAAAAACATAAACTGGTAGGTTAAATCATCTCTGCTTTGGGCTAGCATTTAACCTTTGAAGTCCCTTATTAGTAAATTGCTGTACTCCATAAATTACCAACAAGTCCCCTCATTATTCCAAGATTTGTACCCCTTTTCTTCAAGCTTCTTACCCCAAAGCTACTTTGCTGCACCCCTGTTGTCAGTCTTGTTAACGCAACccatatttttaataataacatTTCCATCTTAGGTTTGAGAGATTTCAACCAAAGCCCTGTTCATTACCTTACTGTACCCCTCAGGTTTGGTTGTGTACTATAGTCAATGTACAATTGTTACTCCCTTGTTCCCCATAGTCTTATATTATTTCACTGTACCTACATTTAACTCCCTGTGTCAGCTAGTAAGTATTTTATTACTACTTTATTCATACAAAGAGGTGTAACGTACTGGATTTTAATGTTTCAACAAGTCAGTAAAATAGATGTTAATATTTTGGTTATgtttatgttaatgttaataCATTTTCAACTCATATGAGACTTTGTAATTGATGCATCCCTGTGGTTGCGGTCTTCAAGGTGGAACTGAGACCACACCATGCCAGGCTGCAGAGTTCACTCGCTGGGACAAGCTTTTCATCGCTCTGGAGGACTCCCACATGAGACAAAACATGCTTCTGGAGTCTCTGGAGCAATGCTGTGGAGGAATGGTCTCTCTCAGGACCCAGGTGGACAAGCTGGCAAAGGGGACATGCCAACAGTGTTTACCTAGCCTAGAGTCAGCATGCAGGGCTCAAGCAGAGCAGGCAAGTGTCAGGCTGCAAAAAGGCTTAGCGGAGCTCcgggaggaggaggcagagagggcGACGAAGTTAAGCGCACACTTGCACCAGCTCCTGCGCAGTAGCAGTGAGGGGAATATCCGGCTGAGGCGGCTGGAGGAAGGTGGAGGCCAGAGAGCGGTGCCCACGATGGGCAGCCAAGCAACAGCGAGACCTGGAAGTATAGGGGCAGGATTTGGCCTGGGGATGAAACCAGTTACATCTGGCctgaaggagcagcaggtgACTTCACCAGTGGACTTGGCCACAATGAAAGAGGCCCTGGTTGCCATAGCAACAGAGCTGCAGAAGGTTCACCTGCAGCTGAGCAGAGTGATAGAGGAGGCAGGGACACTGAGGAAGGGCAGAGGGGACACATGATTGCCCATGGGGGAAAAATAATAGATTGACTGGGGACACTCCAGTGATAATGATTTTGCACGTACTcagttttaatgttgtttctAATGGGCCTTTTTCAAAATACGTTagcttgtctttgtgtgttgacaatgaatttaaatgtaccataAACACTGTGGGTTtactataataaataaaaactaattaaaCAACCTAATCAGCCTCTTGGAAAggtttcctccctcctcctacTCAGCAATCAACTGATTTTTAGACTCGCATACTTAAGTTCATGCACATGCCCACACTTTCATTGGTCTGAGTCAGTGCTGTGTTTTATCCTCTGCTGCATGTGCCAGAGTTTACACCACTGCCTCAATGTTTGTGTAGTTGTGGTGGCGTCTGCAGATACCGACAACCGCAAGGAAGTGTGTCAGAGGTTTTGGATTGTATTCAACCCCGGGCAGGTCTCTCCCTCTTATTAGCTGCTTTAAGAGCGTCTGAACGCAAAGAGGCCACGACTTACGATGTTCAGAGTGTTTATGATTTATGAAACCCTGCCAGAGCTATACCACGACCACCCATCCCTCCTGCACACAGccgcgcacacaaacacacacacacacacacgttcattgTTGTAAACCACACTGCGGTTGGTGTTGACTGATACTTTCCATGTATTTTATAGTTTCTGTGTGATTGTCTTTGGTCCCAGATTAGTATTTATACATTTGTTTTGTGGAGTTTTGTTTGAGCTGGAGAGGATATTGCGCAAATGGGAAAGCAGCaaaagggagaaagaaaaacattgtacttaatgtaaaatctGCAGCGTAACCTTCAACTAtatttgtcaaataaatgtagtggaattAAAGCGCAATATTCTCCACTAAAAATGTAACGGAGTAGAAGTATGCCGTATCATCGAATAAAAGTATTTTAGTTAAGTAAAAGAaccttaaaggggcagttcaccccaaattaAGAAATATCtatacatttttcctcttacctgtagtgctatttatcagtctagactaCTTTGATGTGGGTTGCCAagagttggagatatcggctgtagagatgtctgccttctcttgaatataatggaactagatggcactcagcttgtggtgctcaaagtgccaaaaaaaatcatgacccagttactcaagataatccacagaccttgttgtgagcagtttcttgtaggaactattttttttctactgaactacacccaccagctgtatcactgtgcagaaggaagaatGCATATACTCATGCATGAGGGGCTCGTGCTTGTGACGGTGTGAGATGGAAACATTTGTgcatcctccttggctgagctgtaatgttagctagctcagtggtgctaggtgagctagcagtagatgcatgctttccTCTGTGCTGTGATATGATTGGTGGCTGTAGTTCATGACCTGTCAAGCTACCTAAattcatgtttatttgttatccctgtgtttcctgttttattttggtaaccATTGTCTCGTCTCAATTCAGATCCCACATAACATAATGCCCCACCCTAATGTGTTTAACCTGTGTctcaatgtgtttcacctgcGTCTCATTGTCTTCCTTGTCTTAGTTTAAGTCTCTGTCCACCCCTTGTTTGTTCCCTTATTGTCTTCACCTTTGAGTAAGACGTTTCCCTagtattctttgtgtttttgaccatttttgcCTCTTGACCACCTTTTTTGCTTGTTGAATTGGATACTTTTGCCTGTGTGACTGACTACCTGTGTACCTACCTGAGCCTGATTTAGAACCCTGCACTGTGAGTCAACTTTATGAGTCCTCCAGTTTCTGCTTgacaaactgctcacaacaaggtctgtggattattttcagTAACTGGGACATACTTTCTGgaaaaaagacattgctgttgagttttttaaatgttttttttttttggtgggggggggggggggggtctctttgagcaccacaagctgggTACCATCTAAATAGGcagttctcatgcactgtttagACAATGTTCTGTGAAAGTAATGCACtgaaatttgtacatatcccacataatgaACCAGTAATTCGTGTATTACCCATGTATTCTGGAAGGCTGCGATAAGGTAACCAATGCACTAACAAGAGTAATGAAGGAAGCGGTCCTGAGCGGTCCAGTCAGGAGGCAGGTTGAGGTGGTGGACAGGTCACAAACACAGGACTGT
This Epinephelus lanceolatus isolate andai-2023 chromosome 15, ASM4190304v1, whole genome shotgun sequence DNA region includes the following protein-coding sequences:
- the LOC117248735 gene encoding uncharacterized protein LOC117248735, giving the protein MRAFRVWRVLWLLGFMSASLCMNEVEDEGNYADNYDNEISQDQQEGGTETTPCQAAEFTRWDKLFIALEDSHMRQNMLLESLEQCCGGMVSLRTQVDKLAKGTCQQCLPSLESACRAQAEQASVRLQKGLAELREEEAERATKLSAHLHQLLRSSSEGNIRLRRLEEGGGQRAVPTMGSQATARPGSIGAGFGLGMKPVTSGLKEQQVTSPVDLATMKEALVAIATELQKVHLQLSRVIEEAGTLRKGRGDT